In Babylonia areolata isolate BAREFJ2019XMU chromosome 10, ASM4173473v1, whole genome shotgun sequence, the following proteins share a genomic window:
- the LOC143286744 gene encoding uncharacterized protein LOC143286744 yields MASHHTREPVILRKKWQLKEVPNSGKDESTVWYVDQVDVKIAGARGEDQYLAIDLKTGKPVTEPVLDLKEATWELSEYQSDTGDEAVCTLCHKASGRLLAVDDITDEPTTVLPSKPIPVNPSSPIQLDRRLLLKTPRKTVRTHLIPVVCKDKSLTYDDSGVVRTVPLPQGEDYTVHEVRENLLSSHSMKLPRHATDIHTTAVHLPTPIPVCTVCATNIPSRELSGTEPVGKDEPDCSKYRC; encoded by the exons ATGGCGTCCCACCACACGCGGGAACCTGTGATACTGCGGAAGAAATGGCAACTCAAGGAGGTGCCCAACAGCGGGAAAGACGAGAGCACAGTCTGGTATGTTGACCAGGTGGACGTGAAGATAGCCGGAGCCCGTGGCGAGGACCAGTACCTGGCCATTGATCTGAAg ACTGGCAAGCCCGTTACAGAGCCTGTCCTCGACCTGAAGGAAGCCACGTGGGAGCTGTCGGAGTACCAGTCAGACACGGGCGATGAGGCCGTCTGCACACTGTGCCACAAAGCTTCTGGAAGGCTGCTAGCCGTGGATGACATCACGGATGAACCCACCACCGTCCTACCATCAAAGCCGATTCCCGTCAACCCCTCGTCCCCCATTCAACTCGATCGAAGACTTCTCTTGAAGACTCCGCGCAAAACCGTGAGAACACATCTGATCCCTGTGGTGTGTAAGGACAAGAGTCTGACGTACGACGATTCAGGGGTGGTGAGGACTGTGCCTCTCCCCCAAGGGGAAGACTATACGGTGCACGAGGTGAGGGAAAACCTCTTATCCTCTCACTCAATGAAGCTGCCGCGGCACGCCACGGATATACACACCACCGCCGTCCACCTTCCAACTCCGATTCCCGTGTGTACAGTGTGCGCCACAAACATTCCTTCAAGAGAGCTTTCCGGGACAGAACCTGTTGGAAAAGATGAGCCCGATTGTTCTAAGTAtagatgttga